The Cottoperca gobio chromosome 6, fCotGob3.1, whole genome shotgun sequence genome has a segment encoding these proteins:
- the rad52 gene encoding DNA repair protein RAD52 homolog isoform X1 — MSSDAEERSNSAPRCFGQFTYTAEEHQAVDKALRQKLGPEYISTRVAGGGQKVCYIEGHRVIGLANEMFGYNGWSHSISQQNVDFIDIINGKFYVGVSAFIKVQLKDGAFHEDVGYGVSEGLKSKALALEKARKEAVTDGMKRALKCFGNVLGNCILNKEYLIAINKIPKQPPPPLDPAQTKRTEREPSVEKARFSSLVQDKKLGLSRTVLEPRVLNRNQNYSEVHTPISAVPADGKSENMDSRPVMDLEDVGGSDSHTDPKQLRKLRQQQLQLKFRKEMETKKLPQELGQAKSEYTEVAIRQNGGHEGASAFSDSTSAGHRKPSSRDEHLADDPELWDFTLNGIDELDVPAGGTPSKGLCPSTPGNHQMHTRSKTPQRAPDEAPSYSGGQDRAQDRPQHQGQCQARLGEASSPYRQGLYMKKRRLDT, encoded by the exons ATGTCCAGTGACGCTGAGGAGAGGAGCAACTCTGCACCCAGGTGCTTCGGACAG TTCACTTACACAGCCGAGGAGCACCAGGCAGTGGACAAAGCTCTGCGACAGAAGCTGGGACCCGAGTACATCAGTACCAGAGTGGCTGGAGGAGGACAGAAG GTCTGCTATATTGAAGGGCATCGTGTAATCGGCCTGGCCAATGAGATGTTCGGGTACAACGGATGGTCTCACTCCATCAGTCAGCAGAATGTCG ATTTCATAGACATCATCAACGGGAAGTTTTATGTCGGAGTCAGTGCGTTTAtcaaagtgcagctgaag GATGGGGCGTTTCATGAGGACGTAGGGTATGGAGTCAGTGAAGGACTGAAGTCTAAAGCTCTGGCACTGGAAAAGGCCAGAAAGGAAGCTGTCACGGATGGCATGAAGAGAGCACTGAA ATGCTTCGGTAATGTTCTTGGAAACTGCATCCTGAATAAAGAATACCTCATAGCCATTAACAAGATCCCCAAACAG cctcctcctcctctggacCCAGCCCAGACTAAGCGCACTGAGAGAGAGCCCTCGGTGGAGAAGGCTCGGTTCTCCAGTCTGGTCCAGGACAAAAAGCTGGGGCTTAGCAGGACAGTGCTGGAGCCCAGAGTCCTCAACCGGAACCAGAACTATTCAGAAGTTCATACCCCTATATCTGCTGTCCCTGCTGACGGGAAGAGTGAGAACATGGACTCCAG ACCTGTCATGGACTTGGAGGACGTTGGCGGGTCTGACTCGCACACAGACCCCAAACAGCTGAGGAAGCTCCGACAGCAACAGCTTCAACTGAAGTTCAGGAAAGAGATGGAGACCAAGAAGCTGCCTCAGGAACTGGGTCAAGCCAAGTCTGAGTACACAGAGGTCGCTATTCGACAAAATGGAG GTCATGAAGGTGCATCTGCCTTCAGTGACAGCACCTCAGCTGGACACAGGAAGCCCAGCAGCAGGGACGAGCATTTAGCAG atGATCCTGAGCTCTGGGATTTCACCCTGAATGGGATTGATGAACTGGATGTCCCTGCAGGCGGCACCCCCTCGAAAGGGCTCTGTCCCAGCACGCCCGGGAACCACCAGATGCATACGCGCAGTAAGACCCCTCAGAGAGCACCAGACGAGGCTCCTTCGTACAGCGGAGGACAGGACCGGGCTCAGGACAGACCTCAACATCAGGGCCAGTGTCAGGCGAGGCTCG GTGAGGCCTCCAGTCCATACAGACAAGGACTGTACATGAAGAAACGTCGACTGGACACTtga
- the rad52 gene encoding DNA repair protein RAD52 homolog isoform X2, translating into MFGYNGWSHSISQQNVDFIDIINGKFYVGVSAFIKVQLKDGAFHEDVGYGVSEGLKSKALALEKARKEAVTDGMKRALKCFGNVLGNCILNKEYLIAINKIPKQPPPPLDPAQTKRTEREPSVEKARFSSLVQDKKLGLSRTVLEPRVLNRNQNYSEVHTPISAVPADGKSENMDSRPVMDLEDVGGSDSHTDPKQLRKLRQQQLQLKFRKEMETKKLPQELGQAKSEYTEVAIRQNGGHEGASAFSDSTSAGHRKPSSRDEHLADDPELWDFTLNGIDELDVPAGGTPSKGLCPSTPGNHQMHTRSKTPQRAPDEAPSYSGGQDRAQDRPQHQGQCQARLGEASSPYRQGLYMKKRRLDT; encoded by the exons ATGTTCGGGTACAACGGATGGTCTCACTCCATCAGTCAGCAGAATGTCG ATTTCATAGACATCATCAACGGGAAGTTTTATGTCGGAGTCAGTGCGTTTAtcaaagtgcagctgaag GATGGGGCGTTTCATGAGGACGTAGGGTATGGAGTCAGTGAAGGACTGAAGTCTAAAGCTCTGGCACTGGAAAAGGCCAGAAAGGAAGCTGTCACGGATGGCATGAAGAGAGCACTGAA ATGCTTCGGTAATGTTCTTGGAAACTGCATCCTGAATAAAGAATACCTCATAGCCATTAACAAGATCCCCAAACAG cctcctcctcctctggacCCAGCCCAGACTAAGCGCACTGAGAGAGAGCCCTCGGTGGAGAAGGCTCGGTTCTCCAGTCTGGTCCAGGACAAAAAGCTGGGGCTTAGCAGGACAGTGCTGGAGCCCAGAGTCCTCAACCGGAACCAGAACTATTCAGAAGTTCATACCCCTATATCTGCTGTCCCTGCTGACGGGAAGAGTGAGAACATGGACTCCAG ACCTGTCATGGACTTGGAGGACGTTGGCGGGTCTGACTCGCACACAGACCCCAAACAGCTGAGGAAGCTCCGACAGCAACAGCTTCAACTGAAGTTCAGGAAAGAGATGGAGACCAAGAAGCTGCCTCAGGAACTGGGTCAAGCCAAGTCTGAGTACACAGAGGTCGCTATTCGACAAAATGGAG GTCATGAAGGTGCATCTGCCTTCAGTGACAGCACCTCAGCTGGACACAGGAAGCCCAGCAGCAGGGACGAGCATTTAGCAG atGATCCTGAGCTCTGGGATTTCACCCTGAATGGGATTGATGAACTGGATGTCCCTGCAGGCGGCACCCCCTCGAAAGGGCTCTGTCCCAGCACGCCCGGGAACCACCAGATGCATACGCGCAGTAAGACCCCTCAGAGAGCACCAGACGAGGCTCCTTCGTACAGCGGAGGACAGGACCGGGCTCAGGACAGACCTCAACATCAGGGCCAGTGTCAGGCGAGGCTCG GTGAGGCCTCCAGTCCATACAGACAAGGACTGTACATGAAGAAACGTCGACTGGACACTtga